ATAAAGATCAATTTAAAGGATTAGTGACGACAGTTGGCATTACTAATTGGCTAGCTACGATGATGGGAGGCAATCAAATTCCAAAGCAGATTCCAACCCTACATGATATTTTAATGCATGAAAAAAACCGAGTGAATTACAAATTTGTGAGTAGATACATAACGATTTATGAGGCTGAAGATATTTTTAAGCAAGGTGTGGAACGTGGTCGACGATTTGAGGCATTGTTAATAACTGAGCATGGGAAGCCGCAGCAAAAACTAATTGGCATTATTACACCATTAGATATTGTGAAAATTGATTAGCAAGACAATACAAGCTGTTAAGGGCTTGATCGTCTTGCTTTATCCTTAAGACTGATATATAACGATCCATTTGCTTGAACTTGAGCAAAATAGACATCTTCAACGGATTGGACATTCTGCTTTTTCAGCTTTTTCAATAGCCAGTCTTCTGTTAATTCAAGTTCAACTAGGTTTTCATAAATAAGCTGTCCATCTGAAACCACTTCGGTTGGAATATAGCTTGGCGGAGTAACATCGGCCTTCACATCCTGCTTAGTTGCTGGTTGTTCGGCGGGCTTTGGAAGCACACTCAATTTACCAGTAGTTTCAAGCAACGCATATTGAACATCTTGAACAGAGAAAACAGCCTGTTCTCGAAGCATCATTGTTAGCTCATCCATATGCAATCGATTTTTCTTTAAGGCAGATTCTAAAATAAGACCGTTTTGAATAACAATGGTTGGTTTGTCATCGATCAATACTCGAGCCTTTTTAGACTTAATAGTAATAATCGTCATTAAATAGGTTAACACACTCCACCAAATTAATGCGATAAGACCATCTGTAAAGGGCGTCTCTGCTTGTGCTGCTATTTCAGAGGCGATGGAACCAAATGTAATACCTGTTGTATAATGGAAGAATGTGAGCTGTCCAAGCTGCTTCTTCCCAAGAATACGAGCTAAAATGAGTAATGCAAAAAAGGAAAGTGTAGCTCTTAGAATCATTTCCCAAAAATTAACTTGAAAAAAACCGTCCATATTCATCAACTCCTAACACTGCTGTCGGAAATTAGCTTGTGCAAAAAGAGCAAGAATATGCGATAATCATTTATTATCGTAATTTGAGAAAATTTAGAAAGTGGGTGTGCAGCATGAACAATTCAGTAGAAAAAATAAATAATCCAATCTATCCAATTATGATTGCAATAGCTGTTGCCCACCTTATTAATGACACGATGCAGGCGGTAATACCAGCGATGTTCCCGATATTCAAGAGTGATTTAGGTTTAACCTTTACACAAATTGGACTTATTTCATTTGTTTTAAATATGTTCGCCTCTGCATTACAGCCAGTGGTGGGTTTTGTTAGTGATAAAAAGCCCATGCCCTATGCTTTGCCAATCGGTATGATAAGTTCATTCATAGGTATTGCAATCATCGCGTTTACAACCCAATATTGGGTAATTATTATAGCGGTATTATTTTTAGGCTTTGGCTC
This genomic stretch from Lysinibacillus pakistanensis harbors:
- a CDS encoding DUF421 domain-containing protein codes for the protein MDGFFQVNFWEMILRATLSFFALLILARILGKKQLGQLTFFHYTTGITFGSIASEIAAQAETPFTDGLIALIWWSVLTYLMTIITIKSKKARVLIDDKPTIVIQNGLILESALKKNRLHMDELTMMLREQAVFSVQDVQYALLETTGKLSVLPKPAEQPATKQDVKADVTPPSYIPTEVVSDGQLIYENLVELELTEDWLLKKLKKQNVQSVEDVYFAQVQANGSLYISLKDKARRSSP